In the genome of Neovison vison isolate M4711 chromosome 3, ASM_NN_V1, whole genome shotgun sequence, one region contains:
- the NOP58 gene encoding nucleolar protein 58 isoform X3, whose protein sequence is MEGKINKQLKKVLKKIVKEAHEPLAVADAKLGGVIKEKLNLSCIHSPVVSELMRGIRSQMDGLIPGVEPREMAAMCLGLAHSLSRYRLKFSADKVDTMIVQAISLLDDLDKELNNYIMRCREWYGWHFPELGKIISDNLTYCKCLQKVGDRKNYASAKLSELLPEEVEAEVKAAAEISMGTEVSEEDICNILHLCTQVIEISEYRTQLYEYLQNRMMAIAPNVTVMVGELVGARLIAHAGSLLNLAKHAASTVQILGAEKALFRALKSRRDTPKYGLIYHASLVGQTSPKHKGKISRMLAAKTVLAIRYDAFGEDSSSAMGVENRAKLEARLRTLEDRGIRKISGTGKALAKTEKYEHKSEVKTYDPSGDSTLPACSKKRKIEQVDKEDEIVEKKAKKAKVKIKVEEAPVATEEEEEEGGGLVAEDQETSVKKKKKKGKKKHIKEEPLSEEEPCTSTAIPSPEKKKKKKKKKDNED, encoded by the exons GAAAAGCTGAATCTCAGTTGTATCCATAGTCCTGTCGTCAGTGAACTTATGAGAGGAATCCGTTCCCAGATGGACGGATTAATCCCTGGTGTAGAACCACGTGAAATGGCAGCTATGTGTCTTGGATTGGCACACAG CTTGTCCCGATACAGATTGAAATTCAGTGCTGATAAAGTGGACACCATGATTGTTCAGGCAATTT CCTTGTTAGATGACTTAGATAAAGAACTAAACAACTATATTATGCGGTGTAGAGAATGGTATGGCTGGCATTTCCCTGAATtaggaaaaattatttcagataaTCTGACATACTGCAAGTGTTTACAGAAAGTCG GCGATAGGAAGAATTATGCCTCAGCCAAACTTTCTGAACTACTGCCAGAGGAAGTTGAAGCAGAGGTGAAAGCAGCTGCAGAGATATCAATGGGAACAGAGGTTtcagaagaagatatttgcaatattCTGCATCTCTGCACTCAG GTAATTGAAATCTCAGAATATAGAACCCAGCTCTATGAATATCTACAAAATCGAATGATGGCCATTGCACCAAATGTTACAGTCATGGTTGGGGAATTAGTGGGAGCACGGCTCATTGCTCATGCAG gttcTCTTTTGAATTTGGCCAAACATGCAGCTTCTACGGTTCAGATTCTTGGAGCAGAAAAGGCACTCTTCAGAGCCCTCAAGTCTAGACGAGATACCCCAAAATACGGTCTCATTTACCATGCTTCACTTGTAGGCCAGACAAGTCCGAAACACAAAGGAAAG ATTTCTCGAATGCTGGCAGCCAAAACTGTTCTGGCCATTCGGTATGATGCTTTTGGTGAAGACTCCAGTTCTGCGATGGGAGTTGAGAACAGAGCCAAATTAGAGGCCAGGTTGAGGACCTTGGAAGATAGAGGG ATAAGGAAAATCAGTGGAACGGGAAAAGCAttagcaaaaacagaaaaatacgaACATAAAAG TGAAGTAAAGACTTACGATCCTTCTGGTGATTCCACACTGCCAGCCTGTTCTAAAAAACGCAAGATAGAACAggtagataaagaagatgaaatTGTTGAAAAGAAGGCCAAAAAAGCCAAGGTTAAAATTAAAG TTGAAGAAGCCCCAGTAGcaacagaggaagaagaggaagaaggaggaggactaGTGGCAGAAGACCAGGAGACCTctgtgaagaagaagaagaagaagggcaaaaagaaacacatcaagGAAGAACCACTTTCTGAGGAAGAACCGTGCACCAGCACAGCAATTcct agtccagagaaaaagaagaaaaagaaaaaaaagaaagataatgaggACTAA